The Streptococcus toyakuensis genome has a window encoding:
- a CDS encoding CppA family protein, with product MNVNQIVRIIPTLKVNNRKLNETFYIETLGMKALLEESAFLSLGDQTGLERLVLEEAPSMRTRKVEGRKKLARLIIKVENPLEIEGLLSKTDSIHQLYKGQNGYAFEIYSPEADLVLIHAEDDRENLVEVGEKPEFQTDLESISLSKFEISMELHFPTDIESFLEVSEIGVSLDFIPAQGQDLTVDNTATWDLSMLKFLVNELDIASLRQKFESTEYFIPKSEKFFLGKDRNNVELWFEEV from the coding sequence ATGAATGTAAATCAAATTGTACGGATTATTCCTACTTTAAAAGTTAATAATAGAAAATTAAATGAAACATTTTATATTGAAACCCTTGGCATGAAGGCCTTGTTAGAGGAGTCAGCCTTTCTATCACTAGGGGATCAAACAGGTCTTGAAAGGCTAGTTTTAGAAGAAGCTCCCAGCATGCGTACCCGTAAGGTAGAGGGAAGAAAGAAGCTAGCTAGATTGATTATCAAGGTGGAAAATCCCTTGGAAATTGAAGGACTCTTATCTAAAACGGATTCGATTCATCAATTATATAAAGGTCAAAATGGCTACGCTTTTGAAATTTACTCTCCAGAAGCTGATTTGGTTTTGATTCATGCGGAAGATGACAGAGAAAATCTAGTAGAAGTAGGAGAAAAACCTGAGTTTCAAACAGATCTGGAGTCAATTTCTTTAAGTAAATTTGAGATTTCTATGGAATTACATTTTCCAACTGATATCGAAAGTTTCTTGGAAGTATCTGAAATTGGGGTGTCACTTGATTTTATCCCAGCTCAGGGTCAAGATTTGACTGTGGACAATACGGCTACTTGGGACTTATCTATGCTCAAGTTCTTGGTCAATGAACTAGATATAGCAAGTCTTCGCCAGAAGTTTGAGTCTACAGAATATTTTATTCCTAAGTCTGAAAAATTCTTCCTTGGTAAAGATAGAAATAATGTTGAATTGTGGTTTGAAGAAGTATGA
- the gla gene encoding aquaglyceroporin Gla, which produces MDFTWAIKYATEFLGTAILVILGNGAVANVELKGTKGHQSGWIVIAVGYGMGVMIPALMFGNVSGNHINPAFTLGLAISGLFPWAQVAPYIIAQVLGAIFGQALVVATHRPYYLKTENPNNILGTFSTISSLDNGTKESHFASTINGFVNEFVGSFVLFFAALGMTKNFFGAELVSKAQAAINAQVAQATTQGQTIPQEQVTAALDQAKEQVAPFMTSGLGIAHLALGFLVMALVTSLGGPTGPALNPARDLGPRLLHAFLPKSVLGEHKGDSKWWYSWVPVVAPIAAAIAAVAIFKFLYL; this is translated from the coding sequence ATGGATTTCACATGGGCAATTAAATATGCCACTGAATTTTTGGGAACTGCTATTTTGGTCATTCTTGGAAATGGTGCAGTTGCCAACGTTGAACTTAAAGGTACGAAAGGTCACCAAAGTGGCTGGATCGTTATCGCTGTTGGTTACGGTATGGGGGTTATGATCCCAGCCTTGATGTTTGGTAACGTATCTGGAAACCACATCAACCCAGCCTTCACTCTTGGACTTGCGATCAGCGGTCTCTTCCCTTGGGCACAAGTTGCGCCTTATATCATCGCACAAGTTTTGGGTGCTATCTTTGGTCAAGCCTTGGTTGTGGCAACACACCGCCCATACTACTTGAAAACTGAAAATCCAAACAACATCTTGGGTACTTTCTCAACAATTTCAAGTTTGGATAATGGTACAAAAGAATCACATTTTGCGTCAACTATTAATGGTTTTGTAAATGAGTTTGTTGGTTCATTTGTTCTTTTCTTTGCAGCCCTTGGTATGACTAAAAACTTCTTTGGTGCTGAACTAGTATCAAAAGCACAAGCTGCTATCAATGCTCAAGTTGCACAAGCAACTACTCAAGGTCAAACAATTCCTCAAGAACAAGTAACAGCAGCACTTGACCAAGCTAAAGAACAAGTAGCGCCATTTATGACTTCTGGTCTTGGAATTGCTCACTTGGCACTTGGATTCCTTGTTATGGCCTTGGTAACATCACTTGGTGGACCTACAGGGCCTGCCTTGAACCCAGCCCGTGACTTGGGACCACGTCTCCTTCATGCTTTCCTTCCAAAATCAGTTCTTGGTGAGCACAAAGGTGATTCAAAATGGTGGTATTCTTGGGTACCAGTAGTAGCACCGATTGCAGCAGCAATTGCGGCAGTAGCTATCTTCAAATTCCTTTACCTATAA
- a CDS encoding ATP-grasp domain-containing protein: MNYLVISPYYPQNFQQFTIELANKGITVLGIGQEPYEQLDEPLRNSLTEYFRVDNLENTDEVKRAVAFLFYKHGPIDRIESHNEYWLELDAALREQFNVFGAKPEDLKKTKYKSEMKKLFKKAGVPVVPGAVIKTEADVDQAVKEIGLPMIAKPDNGVGAAATFKLETEDDINHFKAEWDHSTVYFFEKFVTSSEICTFDGLVDKDGKIVFSTTFDYAYTPLDLMMYKMDNSYYVLKDMDPKLRKYGEAIVKEFGMKERFFHIEFFREGDDYIAIEYNNRPAGGFTIDVYNFAHSLDLYRGYAAIVAGEEFPASEFAPQYCLATSRRANAHYVYSEEDLLAKYSQQFKVKKIMPAAFAELQGDYLYMLTTLSRQEMEQMIADFGQRQE; this comes from the coding sequence ATGAATTACCTTGTTATTTCTCCCTACTATCCACAAAACTTTCAACAGTTTACCATCGAACTAGCCAATAAAGGTATTACCGTCTTGGGAATTGGTCAAGAGCCTTACGAGCAATTGGATGAACCTTTACGTAATAGCCTGACAGAATATTTCCGTGTTGATAATCTTGAGAACACAGACGAAGTCAAACGTGCAGTTGCTTTTCTCTTTTATAAGCATGGCCCAATTGATCGCATCGAATCTCATAATGAATACTGGCTTGAGCTGGACGCAGCACTCAGAGAACAATTCAATGTCTTTGGTGCCAAACCAGAGGATCTCAAAAAGACAAAATATAAGTCTGAAATGAAGAAACTCTTCAAAAAAGCTGGTGTCCCTGTAGTCCCTGGAGCTGTTATTAAGACGGAAGCAGATGTGGATCAAGCAGTGAAAGAAATCGGTCTTCCAATGATTGCCAAACCTGATAATGGAGTTGGGGCAGCCGCAACCTTTAAACTTGAGACTGAAGACGATATCAATCACTTCAAGGCCGAATGGGATCATTCAACTGTTTATTTCTTTGAAAAATTTGTCACTTCCAGCGAAATCTGTACCTTTGATGGGCTTGTGGACAAGGATGGTAAGATTGTCTTTTCAACAACCTTTGACTACGCCTATACACCGCTTGATCTCATGATGTATAAGATGGACAATTCCTACTATGTTCTTAAGGATATGGATCCCAAATTACGTAAATATGGTGAGGCTATCGTCAAAGAATTTGGTATGAAAGAACGGTTCTTCCATATCGAGTTCTTCCGCGAAGGGGACGATTACATTGCCATTGAGTACAATAACCGTCCTGCAGGTGGTTTTACAATTGATGTTTATAACTTTGCTCACTCTTTGGACCTCTATCGTGGTTATGCAGCTATTGTTGCGGGAGAAGAGTTTCCTGCATCAGAGTTTGCCCCTCAGTATTGTTTGGCTACTTCTCGCCGTGCAAATGCTCATTATGTCTATTCAGAAGAGGATTTGCTTGCCAAATATAGCCAGCAGTTCAAGGTTAAAAAAATCATGCCAGCAGCCTTCGCGGAACTTCAAGGAGATTACCTTTATATGCTGACAACTCTGAGTCGACAAGAAATGGAGCAGATGATTGCAGATTTCGGACAACGTCAAGAATAA
- a CDS encoding esterase family protein: MHIENLSHWSGNLNREMYLNRYGHAGIPVVVFASSGGSHNEYYDFGMIDACASFIEEGRVQFFTLSSVDSESWLATWKNGHDQAEMHRAYERYVIDEAIPFIKHKTGWFDGMMTTGCSMGAYHAVNFFLQHPDVFTKVIALSGVYDARFFVGDYYNDDAIYQNSPVDYIWNQNDGWFIDRYRQAEIVLCTGLGAWEQDGLPSFYKLKEAFDQKQIPAWFAEWGHDVAHDWEWWRKQMPYFLGNLYL, encoded by the coding sequence ATGCATATTGAAAACCTTAGCCACTGGAGTGGCAATCTTAACCGTGAAATGTATCTTAATCGTTATGGACATGCTGGGATTCCAGTTGTGGTCTTTGCTTCATCAGGTGGTAGTCACAATGAATACTATGATTTTGGCATGATTGATGCTTGTGCTTCCTTTATCGAGGAAGGCCGTGTCCAGTTTTTTACCCTATCCAGTGTAGACAGTGAGAGCTGGTTGGCCACTTGGAAAAATGGTCACGACCAAGCAGAGATGCACCGTGCCTACGAGCGCTATGTGATTGATGAGGCCATTCCTTTTATCAAGCATAAGACAGGTTGGTTTGATGGTATGATGACGACAGGTTGCTCGATGGGCGCCTACCATGCAGTCAACTTTTTTCTCCAACATCCAGATGTCTTTACCAAGGTGATTGCTCTTAGTGGTGTTTACGACGCACGTTTCTTTGTTGGCGATTACTACAATGACGATGCTATTTATCAAAACTCGCCAGTAGATTATATCTGGAATCAGAATGACGGCTGGTTTATTGACCGTTACCGTCAGGCAGAGATTGTGCTGTGTACGGGTCTTGGAGCCTGGGAACAAGACGGTCTACCATCTTTCTACAAGCTTAAAGAAGCCTTTGACCAGAAACAAATTCCAGCCTGGTTTGCTGAATGGGGACACGATGTCGCCCACGACTGGGAATGGTGGCGCAAACAAATGCCTTATTTCCTCGGCAATCTCTATTTATAA
- a CDS encoding alpha/beta hydrolase: MNQSYFYLKMKEHKLKVPYTGKERRVRVLLPKDYEKDTDRSYPVVYFHDGQNVFYSKESFIGHSWKIIPAIKRNPDISRMIVVAIDNDGMGRMNEYAAWKFQESPIPGQQFGGKGVEYAEFVMEVVKPFIDETYRTKSDRQHTAMIGSSLGGNITQFIGLEYQDQIGCLGAFSSANWLHQEAFNRYIERKKLSSDQRIFIYVGTEEADDTDKTLMAGNIKQAYIDSSLRYYHDLISGGVHLDNLVLKVQSGAIHSEIPWSENLPDCLRFFAEKW; the protein is encoded by the coding sequence ATGAATCAATCCTACTTTTATTTAAAAATGAAAGAACACAAACTCAAGGTTCCTTATACAGGTAAGGAACGCCGTGTACGTGTTCTTCTGCCTAAAGATTATGAGAAAGACACGGATCGTTCCTATCCTGTTGTTTACTTTCATGACGGGCAAAATGTTTTTTATAGTAAAGAGTCCTTCATTGGCCATTCATGGAAGATTATCCCAGCTATTAAGCGTAATCCTGACATCAGTCGCATGATTGTCGTTGCCATTGACAATGATGGTATGGGGCGGATGAATGAGTATGCGGCTTGGAAGTTCCAAGAATCTCCTATCCCAGGGCAGCAGTTTGGTGGTAAGGGTGTGGAGTATGCCGAGTTTGTCATGGAGGTGGTCAAACCTTTTATCGATGAGACCTACCGTACCAAATCTGACCGCCAGCATACGGCTATGATTGGTTCCTCACTAGGCGGCAATATTACCCAGTTTATCGGTTTGGAATACCAAGACCAAATTGGCTGTTTAGGGGCCTTTTCATCTGCCAACTGGCTCCATCAAGAAGCCTTTAATCGCTATATTGAACGCAAGAAACTATCGTCTGACCAGCGTATCTTTATCTATGTTGGAACTGAAGAAGCAGATGATACGGACAAGACCCTGATGGCTGGTAATATCAAACAAGCCTATATCGATTCGTCTCTTCGGTATTACCATGATTTGATATCAGGTGGGGTGCACTTAGATAATCTTGTCTTGAAAGTTCAGTCTGGTGCCATCCATAGTGAAATCCCTTGGTCGGAGAATTTACCAGACTGTCTGAGATTTTTTGCAGAGAAATGGTAA
- the thiI gene encoding tRNA uracil 4-sulfurtransferase ThiI, with translation MQYSEIMIRYGELSTKGKNRMRFINKLRNNISDVLSIYPQVKVTADRDRAHAYLNGADYTAVAESLKQVFGIQNFSPVYKVEKSVEVLKSSVQEIMQDIYKDGMTFKISSKRSDHNFELDSRELNQTLGGAVFEAIPNVQAQMKSPDINLQVEIREEAAYLSYETIRGAGGLPVGTSGKGMLMLSGGIDSPVAGYLALKRGVDIEAVHFASPPYTSPGALKKAQDLTRKLTKFGGNIQFIEVPFTEIQEEIKAKAPEAYLMTLTRRFMMRITDRIREVRNGLVIINGESLGQVASQTLESMQAINAVTNTPIIRPVVTMDKLEIIDIAQEIDTFEISIQPFEDCCTIFAPDRPKTNPKIKNAEQYEARMDVEGLVERAVAGIMITEITPQAEKDEVDDLIDNLL, from the coding sequence ATGCAGTATTCAGAAATTATGATTCGCTACGGTGAGCTGTCAACCAAGGGCAAAAACCGTATGCGTTTCATCAATAAACTTCGCAATAATATTTCAGACGTTTTGTCTATCTATCCCCAAGTTAAGGTAACGGCAGATCGTGACCGTGCCCACGCTTACCTCAATGGAGCAGATTATACAGCAGTAGCAGAATCGCTTAAACAAGTTTTTGGAATTCAAAACTTTTCCCCTGTTTATAAGGTTGAAAAATCTGTAGAAGTTCTGAAGTCTTCTGTCCAAGAGATTATGCAGGACATCTACAAGGATGGCATGACCTTTAAAATTTCTAGCAAGCGTAGCGACCACAACTTTGAGTTGGATAGTCGTGAACTCAATCAAACCCTTGGAGGTGCTGTTTTTGAAGCTATTCCAAATGTGCAAGCTCAAATGAAAAGTCCTGACATCAATCTTCAGGTGGAGATACGTGAAGAAGCAGCCTATCTTTCTTATGAAACCATTCGTGGGGCTGGTGGTTTGCCAGTTGGAACTTCAGGTAAAGGCATGCTCATGTTGTCAGGAGGAATCGATTCCCCTGTAGCTGGCTATCTAGCGCTTAAACGAGGGGTAGATATAGAGGCCGTTCACTTTGCCAGCCCACCTTATACTAGTCCAGGCGCTCTCAAGAAAGCCCAAGATTTGACCCGTAAATTGACCAAGTTTGGTGGAAATATCCAGTTTATCGAAGTTCCTTTTACAGAGATTCAAGAGGAAATCAAGGCCAAAGCGCCCGAAGCTTACTTAATGACTCTAACTCGTCGCTTTATGATGCGGATTACAGATCGTATTCGTGAGGTACGAAATGGTTTAGTTATCATAAATGGGGAAAGCCTAGGTCAAGTAGCCAGCCAAACCTTGGAGAGCATGCAGGCTATCAATGCGGTTACCAACACTCCCATCATCCGTCCAGTTGTGACAATGGATAAGTTGGAAATTATTGACATTGCTCAGGAAATTGACACCTTTGAAATTTCTATCCAGCCTTTTGAAGACTGTTGTACCATTTTTGCGCCAGATCGTCCGAAAACAAATCCTAAGATTAAGAATGCGGAGCAGTACGAAGCGCGTATGGATGTTGAAGGATTAGTAGAGCGAGCTGTGGCTGGAATCATGATTACTGAGATTACACCGCAGGCTGAAAAAGATGAAGTGGATGACTTGATTGATAATTTGCTCTAA
- a CDS encoding cysteine desulfurase family protein — protein sequence MIYFDNSATTKPYPEALETYMQVASKILGNPSSLHRLGDQATRILDASRQQIADLIGKKSEEIFFTSGGTEGDNWVIKGVAFEKAQFGKHIIVSAIEHPAVKESALWLKSQGFEVDFAPVDNKGFVDVEALSDLIRPDTTLVSVMAVNNEIGSIQPIQAISELLADKPTISFHVDAVQALAKIPTEKYLTERVDSATFSSHKFHGVRGVGFVYIKSGKKITPLLTGGGQERDYRSTTENMAGIAATAKALRLSMEKLDIFTSKTGQMKAVIRQALLDYPDISVFSDEEDFAPHILTFGIKGVRGEVIVHAFEDYDIFISTTSACSSKAGKPAGTLIAMGVDKDKAQSAVRLSLDLENDMSQVEQFLTKLKLIYNQTRKVR from the coding sequence ATGATTTACTTTGATAATTCGGCGACGACCAAGCCCTATCCTGAAGCCCTTGAAACTTATATGCAGGTCGCTTCAAAAATTTTAGGAAATCCATCTAGTCTCCATCGTTTGGGAGATCAGGCAACACGAATCTTAGATGCTTCTCGTCAGCAAATTGCAGATTTAATCGGTAAGAAAAGTGAGGAAATCTTCTTTACTTCTGGTGGGACAGAAGGAGATAACTGGGTTATCAAGGGTGTGGCCTTTGAAAAGGCTCAGTTTGGAAAGCACATCATTGTATCAGCCATTGAACATCCGGCAGTCAAAGAGTCAGCCCTTTGGTTGAAAAGTCAAGGATTTGAAGTAGATTTTGCTCCAGTTGATAACAAAGGATTTGTAGATGTTGAAGCGTTATCAGATTTGATAAGACCTGATACGACTCTCGTTTCCGTCATGGCTGTGAACAATGAAATCGGCTCGATTCAACCTATTCAAGCTATTTCAGAACTATTGGCAGACAAGCCAACTATTTCCTTCCACGTTGATGCGGTTCAGGCACTTGCCAAGATTCCGACTGAAAAGTATCTGACAGAACGAGTGGATTCTGCGACTTTCTCTAGTCACAAGTTTCACGGAGTTCGAGGTGTTGGATTTGTCTATATCAAGTCTGGCAAGAAGATTACGCCTCTTTTAACAGGTGGTGGTCAGGAACGTGATTACCGTTCGACAACTGAAAATATGGCAGGAATTGCAGCGACAGCCAAGGCTCTCCGCTTGTCTATGGAAAAGCTAGATATCTTTACTAGCAAGACTGGTCAGATGAAGGCAGTGATTCGCCAAGCACTTCTGGACTATCCAGATATTTCTGTCTTTTCAGATGAGGAAGACTTTGCCCCTCATATTCTGACTTTTGGAATCAAGGGTGTTCGTGGTGAAGTCATCGTTCACGCCTTTGAAGACTATGATATTTTTATCTCAACGACCTCTGCTTGTTCGTCCAAGGCAGGGAAACCAGCCGGAACCCTGATTGCCATGGGAGTAGATAAAGATAAGGCTCAGTCAGCTGTGCGTCTTAGCCTAGACCTTGAAAATGATATGAGTCAGGTCGAGCAGTTCTTGACCAAGTTAAAATTGATTTACAATCAAACTAGAAAAGTAAGATAG
- a CDS encoding DUF6556 family protein: MSNYRRTSKPKTEHIKKGFTVFQKTVATIGSILGLITASITIMNALDNNKNTKKEPTTSQTTTIVKEIQKESPQENTSPNKENNTSQEKTQQEETPKSSVKEEKKEEQKAATQDSSTPTPSKPATDNEKQSNNTPTSENKTNQ; encoded by the coding sequence ATGTCTAATTATCGTAGAACTTCAAAACCAAAAACAGAACACATCAAAAAAGGCTTTACGGTCTTTCAAAAAACTGTTGCCACTATCGGTAGTATCCTTGGCTTAATTACTGCAAGTATCACTATCATGAACGCCTTGGATAATAATAAAAATACTAAAAAAGAACCTACGACAAGCCAGACGACAACAATTGTCAAAGAAATTCAAAAGGAATCCCCTCAGGAAAACACTAGTCCCAATAAGGAAAATAACACTTCTCAAGAAAAAACACAGCAAGAGGAAACACCAAAATCTAGCGTCAAGGAAGAGAAAAAAGAAGAGCAGAAAGCAGCAACTCAGGATTCTTCTACTCCTACTCCAAGTAAACCTGCCACTGATAATGAAAAACAGTCCAATAATACTCCAACTTCGGAAAATAAAACTAATCAATAA
- a CDS encoding DNA translocase FtsK — MANKNTSKTRRRPSKAELERKEAIQRMLISLGIALLLIFAAFKLGAAGITLYNFIRLLVGSLAYLAIFGILLYLFFKWIRKQEGLLSGFFTIFAGLLLIFEAYLVWKYGLDKSVLKGTMAQVVTDLTGFRTTSFAGGGLIGVGLYVPTAFLFSNIGTYFIGSILILVGALLVSPWSVYDIAEFCSKGFAKWREGHERRKEERFVKQEEKARQKAEEEARLEKEEAEKALLDMPPVDMETGEILTEDVVLDVPPVPEEEWVEPEIILPQAELEFTEQGDGSDVEDVQVDFSAKEALEYKLPSLQLFAPDKPKDQSKEKKIVRENIKILEETFASFGIKVTVERAEIGPSVTKYEVKPAVGVRVNRISNLADDLALALAAKDVRIEAPIPGKSLVGIEVPNSEIATVSFRELWEQSQTKAENLLEIPLGKAVNGTARAFDLSKMPHLLVAGSTGSGKSVAVNGIIASILMKARPDQVKFMMVDPKMVELSVYNDIPHLLIPVVTNPRKASKALQKVVDEMENRYELFAKVGVRNIAGFNAKVEEFNAQSEYKQVPLPLIVVIVDELADLMMVASKEVEDAIIRLGQKARAAGIHMILATQRPSVDVISGLIKANVPSRVAFAVSSGTDSRTILDENGAEKLLGRGDMLFKPIDENHPVRLQGSFISDDDVERIVNFIKAQADADYDESFDPGEVSENEGEFSDGESGGDPLFEEAKALVIETQKASASMIQRRLSVGFNRATRLMEELEMAGVIGPAEGTKPRKVLQQ, encoded by the coding sequence ATGGCAAACAAGAATACAAGTAAAACAAGACGGAGACCGTCTAAAGCAGAACTCGAAAGAAAAGAAGCGATTCAACGAATGTTGATTTCGTTAGGAATCGCCCTTTTATTGATTTTCGCAGCCTTCAAATTAGGGGCTGCAGGTATAACCCTTTACAATTTCATTCGCTTGCTGGTGGGTAGCCTAGCTTATCTGGCAATATTTGGTATCCTGCTCTACCTCTTCTTCAAGTGGATACGAAAACAGGAAGGACTCTTATCAGGTTTTTTCACCATATTTGCTGGCTTACTCTTGATTTTTGAGGCCTACTTAGTTTGGAAATATGGTTTGGACAAGTCGGTTTTAAAAGGGACTATGGCTCAGGTTGTGACGGATCTGACTGGTTTTCGAACGACCAGTTTTGCTGGTGGAGGCTTGATTGGTGTTGGACTCTATGTGCCAACAGCCTTTCTCTTCTCAAATATCGGTACTTACTTTATTGGTTCTATCTTGATTTTAGTGGGTGCCCTCCTAGTCAGTCCTTGGTCTGTTTACGATATTGCTGAATTTTGCAGTAAAGGCTTTGCCAAATGGCGGGAAGGGCATGAGCGTCGAAAAGAGGAACGTTTTGTCAAACAAGAAGAAAAAGCTCGCCAAAAGGCTGAGGAAGAGGCTAGATTAGAAAAAGAAGAGGCTGAAAAAGCCTTACTCGATATGCCTCCTGTTGATATGGAAACGGGTGAAATTCTTACAGAAGATGTTGTGCTTGACGTTCCACCTGTTCCAGAAGAAGAGTGGGTAGAACCAGAGATCATCTTGCCTCAAGCTGAACTTGAATTCACTGAACAGGGAGATGGCTCTGATGTCGAAGATGTTCAGGTCGATTTTTCAGCAAAGGAAGCCCTTGAATACAAACTTCCAAGCTTACAACTCTTTGCCCCAGATAAACCAAAAGACCAGTCGAAAGAGAAGAAAATCGTTCGTGAAAACATCAAAATCCTAGAAGAAACTTTTGCTAGTTTTGGTATTAAGGTAACGGTTGAACGGGCTGAAATTGGGCCGTCAGTGACCAAGTATGAAGTCAAGCCAGCAGTCGGTGTACGGGTTAACCGCATTTCCAATCTAGCAGATGACCTCGCTCTAGCCTTGGCAGCCAAGGATGTCCGGATTGAGGCTCCAATACCTGGTAAATCCTTAGTCGGGATTGAGGTTCCTAACTCTGAGATTGCGACGGTATCCTTCCGCGAACTATGGGAACAATCTCAAACGAAAGCAGAAAATCTCTTAGAAATTCCTCTAGGAAAGGCAGTTAATGGCACCGCAAGAGCTTTTGACCTTTCCAAGATGCCCCACTTGCTAGTTGCAGGTTCAACGGGTTCAGGGAAGTCAGTAGCGGTTAACGGCATTATCGCTAGCATTCTGATGAAAGCAAGACCCGACCAGGTCAAGTTTATGATGGTGGACCCTAAGATGGTTGAGTTGTCTGTTTACAATGATATTCCCCACCTCTTGATTCCAGTTGTGACCAATCCACGTAAGGCTAGCAAGGCTTTGCAAAAGGTCGTGGATGAAATGGAAAATCGTTATGAACTCTTTGCCAAGGTGGGAGTTCGGAATATTGCAGGTTTTAATGCCAAGGTAGAAGAGTTTAATGCTCAGTCTGAGTACAAGCAGGTTCCGCTACCACTCATTGTTGTAATTGTGGATGAGTTGGCTGACCTTATGATGGTAGCCAGCAAGGAAGTGGAAGATGCTATCATTCGTCTCGGACAGAAGGCGCGTGCTGCAGGTATCCACATGATTCTTGCAACCCAGCGTCCATCCGTTGACGTCATTTCTGGTCTGATCAAGGCCAATGTCCCATCTCGTGTCGCTTTCGCAGTTTCATCAGGAACAGACTCCCGTACTATTTTAGATGAAAATGGAGCTGAGAAACTGCTTGGACGTGGAGATATGCTCTTTAAACCAATCGATGAAAATCATCCAGTTCGTCTCCAAGGCTCCTTTATCTCGGATGATGATGTCGAACGTATCGTAAACTTCATCAAGGCTCAGGCTGATGCGGACTACGATGAGAGTTTTGATCCAGGTGAGGTTTCTGAAAATGAAGGTGAATTTTCAGATGGTGAATCTGGTGGTGACCCGCTCTTTGAAGAAGCCAAGGCTTTGGTCATTGAGACCCAGAAAGCCAGCGCATCTATGATTCAGCGTCGTTTATCAGTTGGATTTAACCGTGCGACCCGCCTTATGGAAGAACTTGAGATGGCAGGTGTCATTGGCCCAGCTGAAGGTACCAAACCAAGAAAAGTTTTACAACAATAA